The following proteins are encoded in a genomic region of Sorangiineae bacterium MSr12523:
- a CDS encoding family 1 glycosylhydrolase translates to MSINTPSVFVPMAALALFAASAFGVLRGEMDRGEADSWRHIDDDVRALRETGQSTYRFGIEWARIDPNSDTPNEGALASYDDVVAIVGDGTGLIPPGVRGDVHRTFLVSRAEAIARVMTYDADVDKMDGLSAQVSIAQSTMAFMPEIPRDTDDIRRRSISIASGIAGFTTLRNIIAENGLADGADHNRARILRVTTSHAQEILVIITNGGKP, encoded by the coding sequence ATGAGCATCAACACACCTTCGGTATTCGTCCCCATGGCCGCCCTGGCGCTCTTTGCTGCGAGCGCCTTCGGGGTGCTCCGCGGCGAGATGGACCGGGGCGAGGCCGACTCCTGGAGGCACATCGACGACGATGTTCGGGCGCTCCGAGAGACGGGACAAAGCACGTATCGATTTGGCATCGAGTGGGCGCGCATCGATCCGAATAGCGACACACCGAATGAAGGAGCTCTGGCCTCCTACGATGACGTGGTGGCGATCGTCGGTGATGGCACCGGCTTGATACCGCCCGGTGTGCGGGGCGACGTCCATCGCACTTTCCTGGTCTCGCGCGCCGAGGCGATCGCCCGCGTGATGACCTATGACGCCGACGTCGACAAGATGGACGGCCTATCGGCGCAGGTTTCGATCGCGCAAAGCACGATGGCGTTCATGCCGGAAATTCCGCGCGATACGGACGACATCCGGCGGCGAAGCATATCGATTGCATCTGGAATCGCCGGTTTTACGACATTGAGGAATATCATTGCCGAGAACGGGCTCGCCGATGGCGCAGATCACAATCGTGCCCGCATTCTGCGAGTGACGACATCGCACGCGCAAGAGATTTTGGTCATCATCACGAATGGAGGAAAACCATGA
- a CDS encoding serine/threonine-protein kinase: MGIVYEAVDPELHRVVALKVLRADLRAAQKRLLAEAEAMAKLAHPNVVTIYEFGCSGECAFIAMECVQGSSLRHWVGAESRSGDAVLDVFLQAAEGLRAAHEAGLVHRDFKPENVFVSTSGRVMVGDFGLAVSALSETKAVAGSPAYMAPEQRAGKRLDARSDQYSFCVALGEMLHEAAGAIPRWLSPILARGTDPHAESRFPSMAALIVAIRSGLTRSKGRPRRIAWVLGGIAALGLMAFAFRLGKHEKTPTPALCERSDAVVAATWSPEVQSRIEQTFRATNSALWEGAWRKTQDALTRYADSYRDVTHRMCESATSEAPALVERKMTCASEGLETFRALAGKLEHADAPMLEQVPAMLRLLPPVSACDEAVDASDMVPPPPKDKAASVDVAKAKIAQASTTLTAGRYEEALSSSEDAWKAANAAGYLPVIAEAYLALGTAHGLLGHVDESAQALEQAASSASAGRAPRVAIRAWIALVQFVGYEGRRYDDGYRYAQYAKAALESIPSAFELDAERLTWTRQLLLAQKRQDEAFEVSKEELVLVEFRLGRSHHRYGEALDGLASALAAKGRNRDALEAQEKACAMVEKEFGSPHPEFARCLVHLAGLHGDLGDEARSVEIQQRALVMFAQVPGHPNHLAMSHRNLADSFIMLGRFDEARAELAAARHWGKSASDETRARSLEGWLHLREGKTAEAIADARAVLSRIGSGDAWKRVLPLNVLAEAHLKDGHFSEAAEVADEAAKIANAVYGVSYRSAAPLRMHAEALIALGRAPEAVPLAEAALAAREGSQFDPLDDARAEFTLALALPAAAHERAGDLAHAARAIASSRDPELTARIDGWLATR, translated from the coding sequence ATGGGGATCGTTTACGAAGCCGTCGATCCCGAGCTCCATCGCGTCGTCGCTTTGAAAGTGTTGCGAGCCGATCTTCGCGCGGCGCAAAAGCGCCTTCTCGCCGAGGCGGAGGCCATGGCCAAGCTCGCACACCCCAACGTGGTCACGATTTACGAATTTGGCTGTTCGGGCGAATGCGCATTCATTGCCATGGAGTGCGTCCAGGGTAGCTCCCTGCGCCACTGGGTCGGCGCGGAGTCGCGCTCCGGCGACGCGGTTCTGGATGTCTTCCTCCAAGCCGCCGAGGGGCTTCGTGCAGCGCACGAAGCGGGGCTGGTTCATCGGGATTTCAAGCCCGAAAATGTCTTCGTTTCGACGAGCGGCAGGGTCATGGTCGGCGACTTCGGTTTGGCCGTATCCGCCCTTTCGGAAACGAAGGCCGTGGCAGGCTCGCCCGCGTACATGGCCCCCGAACAGCGCGCTGGAAAAAGGCTCGATGCGCGCTCCGATCAATACAGTTTCTGCGTCGCACTCGGCGAGATGCTGCACGAAGCCGCCGGTGCGATCCCCCGTTGGTTGTCGCCCATCCTCGCGCGAGGGACGGATCCCCATGCGGAGAGCCGGTTTCCCTCGATGGCTGCGCTCATCGTCGCCATCCGGAGCGGGCTCACGCGATCGAAAGGACGGCCCCGACGAATCGCGTGGGTGCTCGGCGGAATCGCGGCGTTGGGGTTGATGGCATTTGCCTTTCGGCTCGGGAAGCACGAAAAGACGCCGACGCCGGCGCTTTGCGAACGAAGCGACGCTGTGGTGGCCGCGACGTGGAGCCCTGAGGTGCAGTCCCGCATCGAGCAGACGTTTCGCGCGACCAACAGTGCTCTCTGGGAGGGCGCCTGGCGCAAGACGCAAGACGCGCTCACGCGTTATGCGGATTCGTACCGAGACGTTACCCACCGGATGTGTGAATCGGCGACCAGCGAGGCCCCGGCGCTGGTCGAGCGGAAGATGACCTGTGCCTCCGAGGGGCTCGAGACCTTTCGCGCGCTGGCGGGCAAGCTCGAACATGCCGACGCGCCGATGCTCGAGCAGGTCCCGGCCATGCTCCGTCTTCTGCCGCCCGTGAGCGCGTGCGACGAGGCGGTGGATGCTTCCGACATGGTTCCCCCGCCTCCCAAGGACAAGGCTGCCTCCGTCGATGTGGCGAAGGCGAAGATCGCACAAGCTTCGACGACGCTCACGGCCGGGCGATACGAAGAAGCGCTGTCGTCGTCCGAAGACGCGTGGAAGGCGGCCAATGCCGCGGGATACCTGCCCGTCATCGCCGAAGCGTATCTCGCCCTCGGCACTGCGCACGGCCTGTTGGGGCACGTGGACGAGTCCGCGCAAGCGCTCGAGCAAGCCGCTTCGTCCGCGAGCGCAGGTCGTGCGCCACGGGTTGCGATTCGCGCATGGATCGCCCTCGTTCAGTTCGTGGGTTACGAGGGCCGGCGGTATGACGACGGGTATCGTTACGCGCAGTACGCGAAGGCCGCGCTCGAGTCGATCCCTTCGGCCTTCGAGCTCGATGCCGAGCGCCTGACGTGGACGCGCCAGCTCCTGCTCGCACAAAAGCGGCAGGACGAGGCCTTCGAGGTATCCAAAGAAGAGCTCGTGCTGGTGGAATTTCGCCTGGGGCGTTCGCATCACCGCTACGGCGAAGCGCTCGACGGGCTGGCGAGCGCACTCGCAGCCAAAGGTCGAAATCGCGACGCACTCGAGGCGCAGGAGAAGGCGTGCGCGATGGTCGAGAAGGAATTTGGCTCGCCGCATCCCGAGTTCGCGCGGTGCCTCGTTCATCTGGCCGGTCTCCACGGGGACTTGGGCGACGAAGCGCGCTCGGTGGAGATCCAGCAGCGTGCGCTCGTGATGTTCGCGCAGGTACCGGGCCATCCGAACCATCTCGCGATGTCGCATCGCAATCTGGCAGATTCGTTCATCATGCTCGGTCGATTCGACGAGGCGAGGGCCGAGCTCGCGGCCGCACGCCACTGGGGCAAGAGTGCATCCGACGAAACACGCGCGCGCTCTTTGGAGGGGTGGCTGCACCTTCGCGAAGGGAAGACCGCGGAGGCGATTGCTGACGCGAGGGCCGTTCTTTCGCGCATCGGAAGTGGCGACGCGTGGAAGCGGGTCTTACCGCTGAACGTGTTGGCCGAGGCCCACTTGAAGGACGGGCATTTCTCCGAGGCCGCCGAGGTGGCGGACGAGGCCGCCAAAATCGCGAACGCCGTGTACGGTGTCTCGTACCGAAGCGCCGCACCGCTTCGAATGCACGCCGAAGCATTGATTGCCTTGGGGCGCGCACCCGAAGCCGTACCCTTGGCCGAAGCCGCTCTTGCGGCGCGCGAGGGTTCCCAATTCGATCCTTTGGACGACGCGCGCGCCGAGTTTACCCTTGCCTTGGCGCTCCCCGCAGCCGCGCACGAGCGGGCGGGCGACCTTGCACACGCCGCCCGTGCGATCGCGTCATCGCGCGATCCCGAGCTTACCGCGCGCATCGATGGCTGGTTGGCGACGCGCTGA
- a CDS encoding HEAT repeat domain-containing protein — MGLLHSIFGGGTGLQLTLDNHVASPGGVIGGRIVLGGGTKPRQLTELTAKLCSVELREVDYQTEPEVDVEVLETQVVAGGIQLAPGAQMPFTFRLTVPDDLEPSGSLEYKVVATADIPGVADPEAEVSVTLIEASDDDVRPLSLHEIVERFPDLHSREEARLCEALNDFYIACHNEGARLMEGEQLIGYHMMNGTVRVRREALKAWANLVDNRVQPHHLQVLYTLANTPGLSEETFKEVIVAATKFAEEGSLPLVQQLAQHPDPNVRGEVAWNLDLNAADKFNGKRELLIQLARDPDGYVRSGAVSSLSDYLDEQGIAQWIAQFIDSDPEPVVQSAGIVALYCASDYGLTDFALAVYEKHLQNPNPGVRKTIAGALHFMPKEAVQRVGGLAQRLAQDPDEMVRDALATEFHSLDEMPQLLPIAQYMAQNDPSIDVRRTTIGAMSALMAPQQAAAFYGQLFGQARDEDDLLAIIIGLREHGEHPEVRRLLTHISQLPVPPEIVDAAREAMS; from the coding sequence ATGGGACTACTTCATTCGATTTTCGGCGGAGGCACCGGCCTCCAGCTCACCCTCGACAACCACGTCGCATCACCGGGTGGCGTCATCGGCGGGCGCATCGTGCTGGGTGGCGGAACGAAGCCCCGGCAGCTGACCGAGCTCACCGCAAAACTGTGCAGTGTCGAGCTGCGCGAAGTGGACTATCAGACCGAGCCCGAGGTCGACGTCGAGGTGCTCGAGACGCAGGTCGTGGCCGGCGGAATCCAGCTTGCTCCAGGCGCGCAAATGCCGTTCACATTTCGCCTCACGGTTCCCGACGACCTCGAGCCGAGCGGCAGCCTCGAATACAAAGTTGTCGCGACGGCCGACATACCTGGAGTCGCAGATCCCGAGGCCGAGGTGAGTGTCACCCTCATCGAAGCCAGCGACGATGATGTGCGCCCGCTGAGCCTGCATGAAATCGTGGAACGCTTTCCCGATTTGCACAGCCGCGAGGAAGCGCGCCTCTGCGAGGCGTTGAACGATTTCTACATCGCGTGCCACAACGAGGGCGCGCGCCTGATGGAAGGCGAGCAGCTCATCGGCTACCACATGATGAACGGCACCGTGCGCGTGCGCCGCGAGGCGCTCAAGGCATGGGCGAACCTGGTCGACAACCGCGTGCAGCCGCACCATCTCCAGGTGCTCTACACGCTGGCGAACACTCCTGGGCTCAGCGAGGAAACGTTCAAGGAGGTCATCGTTGCCGCCACGAAGTTCGCGGAGGAGGGCTCGCTACCGCTCGTCCAGCAACTGGCCCAGCACCCCGATCCCAACGTACGCGGCGAAGTCGCGTGGAACCTGGATTTGAATGCCGCGGACAAATTCAACGGAAAGCGCGAGCTACTGATCCAGTTGGCGCGCGATCCCGATGGGTACGTACGTTCCGGCGCCGTAAGCTCGCTGTCCGATTACCTGGACGAGCAGGGCATCGCGCAATGGATCGCGCAGTTCATCGACTCGGATCCGGAACCCGTGGTCCAAAGCGCGGGGATCGTGGCTCTCTATTGCGCCTCCGACTACGGCCTGACCGATTTCGCACTCGCGGTTTACGAGAAGCATCTGCAGAATCCCAATCCAGGCGTCCGAAAGACAATTGCCGGTGCGCTCCATTTCATGCCCAAGGAAGCGGTTCAGCGCGTGGGCGGACTCGCGCAGCGCCTGGCGCAAGACCCCGACGAAATGGTACGCGATGCCTTGGCCACCGAGTTTCACTCGTTGGATGAAATGCCGCAGCTGCTCCCCATCGCGCAGTACATGGCGCAAAACGACCCCTCCATCGACGTGCGACGGACCACGATCGGAGCCATGTCCGCCCTCATGGCCCCGCAGCAGGCCGCCGCCTTCTACGGGCAGCTCTTTGGGCAGGCGCGCGACGAAGACGACCTTTTGGCCATCATCATCGGTCTGCGCGAGCACGGAGAGCACCCCGAGGTGCGGCGGCTCCTTACGCACATCTCCCAGCTTCCCGTTCCCCCCGAGATCGTCGACGCCGCGCGCGAGGCCATGAGCTGA
- a CDS encoding trypsin-like serine protease — MGIAGCATDASDATEEETAENEGAIIGGSIDQGDPGVVLVRFGRGSFCTGEVVSPHVVTTAAHCVKGKSGWTVDTTYDGTGTRHSVKEAHYHPSYAGIGKYDVGVLILNDALSVRPIPLNRRALQSSDVGKNVRIIGYGDSTLDGKGYGKRRQATVKLVSYRSTSVTIGNVSTDGKVQCYGDSGGPALLSIDGAERIIGFDSGNNSDVCDQDDLNTRADTTVGFIDPYIERFN, encoded by the coding sequence ATGGGAATCGCCGGTTGTGCAACTGACGCATCTGACGCCACCGAAGAGGAAACCGCGGAAAACGAGGGCGCCATCATTGGCGGCAGCATCGACCAGGGCGATCCCGGTGTCGTTCTGGTGCGTTTCGGGCGCGGAAGCTTTTGCACCGGGGAGGTCGTGTCGCCGCACGTCGTGACGACCGCCGCTCACTGCGTGAAGGGAAAAAGCGGCTGGACCGTCGACACCACGTACGACGGCACCGGTACGCGTCATTCCGTGAAGGAGGCACACTACCATCCGAGCTATGCGGGGATCGGCAAGTACGATGTCGGTGTTCTCATTCTAAATGATGCACTTTCGGTCAGGCCGATTCCGCTGAATCGGCGGGCGCTGCAAAGCTCCGATGTCGGCAAGAACGTGCGCATCATCGGCTACGGCGATTCGACCTTGGACGGCAAAGGCTACGGCAAGCGCCGTCAAGCCACGGTGAAACTCGTTTCGTACCGAAGCACTTCCGTGACCATTGGCAACGTCAGCACCGACGGCAAAGTCCAATGCTACGGCGACTCCGGCGGCCCCGCGCTTCTTTCCATCGACGGTGCGGAGCGCATCATCGGGTTCGACTCGGGCAACAATTCCGATGTATGCGACCAAGATGACCTGAACACGCGCGCCGACACCACTGTGGGCTTCATCGATCCGTACATCGAAAGATTCAACTGA
- a CDS encoding matrixin family metalloprotease has protein sequence MTTNVLVRALGAAGTVLVIGCSAGAEAMDDETSSSALAASPFVDADQQIADAEAAQAGTWAGAPAPGAKAKSPETNLSAYPKLPTAKHSTEARAAAPAGHSAVVDVVKVETLADGSTSVTIYDPAPGVSPEALADSLRQQGKNGVRVLEHEQAPEATLAPGDCRYGQAHSITCPVSYWTNNGWNHPQVGFNDHSGSGWPTDNAVYKWNQVQGLDSLYRWNSCLSGGGTHCVHVYSGNYGATGWVGLTNYSSGPGAFVDGATKVQLNDYYAPNGFTRNNVVTHELGHALGLGHNDWNGDVLYYIANMREDIGGENRALLESIHSVYR, from the coding sequence GTGACAACGAACGTCCTCGTGCGTGCGCTCGGGGCTGCGGGCACCGTGTTGGTCATCGGCTGCAGCGCCGGCGCCGAAGCGATGGACGACGAAACGTCTTCCTCCGCGCTGGCGGCCAGCCCCTTCGTCGATGCAGACCAGCAAATCGCGGATGCAGAAGCCGCGCAGGCAGGGACGTGGGCGGGTGCCCCGGCGCCTGGCGCAAAGGCGAAGAGCCCGGAAACGAACTTGAGCGCCTATCCAAAACTCCCCACGGCGAAACACAGCACGGAGGCACGTGCCGCCGCGCCTGCGGGTCACTCGGCGGTGGTCGACGTGGTGAAGGTGGAAACCTTGGCGGACGGCTCCACCAGCGTGACCATTTACGACCCTGCCCCCGGCGTTTCCCCGGAGGCGCTGGCCGACTCGCTGCGCCAGCAAGGCAAGAACGGCGTCCGCGTCCTCGAGCACGAGCAGGCGCCCGAGGCCACACTCGCCCCCGGCGACTGCAGGTACGGGCAGGCTCACTCGATCACGTGCCCCGTCTCCTACTGGACCAACAACGGCTGGAATCATCCCCAGGTGGGCTTCAACGATCATTCGGGCTCCGGCTGGCCGACGGACAATGCGGTTTACAAGTGGAACCAGGTGCAGGGCCTCGACAGCCTTTACCGGTGGAACAGCTGTCTATCCGGCGGCGGAACGCATTGCGTCCACGTTTACTCGGGCAACTACGGCGCCACCGGTTGGGTCGGACTCACCAACTATTCCTCTGGCCCGGGTGCCTTCGTCGACGGCGCCACCAAAGTCCAACTCAACGACTACTATGCGCCAAACGGCTTCACCCGAAACAACGTGGTCACGCACGAACTGGGGCACGCGCTCGGCCTTGGCCACAATGACTGGAACGGCGATGTTTTGTACTACATCGCGAACATGAGAGAGGATATCGGCGGAGAGAACCGCGCGCTCCTCGAGTCGATCCACTCGGTCTACCGCTAA
- a CDS encoding C39 family peptidase, which yields MRTTLGWLFSSCVFVGISVVGCASADAQPPESEIASSETQAVEGSVLLDVPYIAQKPQLPRGCEVTALAMMLNYVGVSVDKMTLASEIEKVPYWVSSNVHGNPYDGFVGDMYDFNKDGYGAYHGPVKRLADAYLPSRIRDLTGSTFDSLLNDYVGKGRPVWVITNATFQKLAESQFETWHTTSGDIRITWHEHSVVITGFDANYVYINDPLGGKNKRLNRQSFSQAWDQMGKQAISYESSNDCAVRSDGRLYCNNTGGATMYASTTTSSSIVDHLRTTYSWFDCWGTGERHAGGNTTWYHTMGDDNGKWGWVPAVNLSTTAAFDADPSAHGLARCAP from the coding sequence ATGCGCACTACTCTAGGATGGCTTTTCTCTTCATGCGTGTTCGTGGGCATCTCCGTCGTTGGCTGCGCCAGTGCGGATGCCCAGCCGCCGGAGTCCGAAATCGCATCGTCCGAGACGCAGGCCGTCGAGGGCTCCGTTCTTCTCGACGTGCCCTACATCGCGCAGAAGCCGCAATTGCCCCGAGGATGTGAAGTCACGGCGCTCGCCATGATGCTCAACTACGTTGGCGTCAGCGTCGACAAGATGACGCTGGCGTCCGAGATCGAGAAAGTTCCCTACTGGGTATCGTCCAACGTCCACGGCAATCCTTACGATGGATTCGTCGGCGACATGTACGACTTCAACAAGGACGGGTATGGGGCGTACCACGGACCGGTCAAGCGCCTCGCGGACGCGTATCTCCCCAGCCGCATCCGAGATCTGACGGGAAGCACCTTCGATTCGCTGCTCAACGACTACGTTGGAAAGGGGCGCCCCGTATGGGTCATTACCAACGCAACGTTCCAGAAGCTCGCAGAGTCGCAGTTCGAAACGTGGCATACGACCTCGGGCGATATCCGAATTACGTGGCACGAGCACTCGGTGGTCATCACGGGCTTCGACGCCAATTACGTCTACATCAACGACCCGCTCGGCGGGAAAAACAAGCGCCTCAACAGGCAGAGCTTTTCCCAGGCGTGGGACCAAATGGGGAAGCAGGCCATCTCGTACGAGTCGTCCAACGACTGCGCCGTCCGGAGCGATGGTCGGTTGTATTGCAACAATACCGGCGGCGCCACGATGTACGCATCGACGACCACCTCGAGCAGCATCGTCGATCACTTGCGAACCACGTACAGCTGGTTCGACTGCTGGGGAACGGGCGAGAGACACGCCGGAGGCAACACGACCTGGTACCACACCATGGGCGACGACAATGGCAAATGGGGCTGGGTCCCCGCCGTCAATCTGAGCACCACGGCTGCCTTCGACGCCGATCCGAGCGCCCACGGCCTCGCGCGCTGCGCGCCCTGA
- a CDS encoding UvrD-helicase domain-containing protein: MIATIVGDPKQSIYRFRRADVAMYDEVRRKVLASRPVETSLSTSYRASPALLAWQNRALARVLGSRPGDGRLFERTTGKVYFATLEPGRTPRCEWNPGVISLPYGCSEPHPAGD; this comes from the coding sequence ATGATTGCCACCATCGTGGGCGATCCAAAGCAGTCGATCTACCGATTTCGCCGCGCGGACGTGGCGATGTACGACGAGGTTCGTCGAAAGGTTCTCGCGTCACGCCCGGTCGAAACGTCTCTATCCACGAGCTATCGTGCCTCGCCGGCGCTGCTGGCATGGCAGAATCGAGCGCTTGCCCGCGTGCTTGGTTCGCGACCCGGCGACGGTAGGCTCTTCGAACGCACAACGGGAAAGGTCTATTTCGCGACCCTCGAGCCTGGGCGTACACCCCGGTGCGAGTGGAATCCGGGGGTCATTTCGCTTCCCTATGGGTGCTCGGAGCCCCATCCGGCCGGCGATTGA
- a CDS encoding DEAD/DEAH box helicase encodes MADAFELLHPNVQRTLWDMRWTELRPIQAGSIRHLLVQGGDCVIASPTASGKTEAAFLPVLSAIADAPKASVRAMYIGPLKALINDQFRRVEELCARLEMPVHKWHGDVDDGARKRLLAEPSGVLLMTPESLEAMFVRRPTAMPALFRSLAYVVVDEMHAFLGTERGAQLVCQLHRLRIRANCDPVRIGLSATLGDSHAALGWLRPGGPAATLIEDTTARTALAIRVKGIWKKKPPNAVSDDSDATDPPNPDPSMVRLARDILLACKGNTNLVFANAKRRIEQLADAMTTQAASMKLVDEIVVHHGSLSKERREYAEARLRAEMPCTAVCSNTLELGIDIGQIDEVIQVSAPWSVASLVQRVGRSGRRANARRVLRGYFVEEFPDETADVWDRLHLEFLQALAIIELMLERFLEAPDLARSHSSTLVQQVLSALAETGGATAASLHARIVGSGAFGRLSAKEFARLLRELGLHELIEQMEDGSLILGGKGEAIVENYRFFAAFNAPEELRVVHGNDVLGTVPEPPAPGEHLILAGRRWRVDEIDAEHRTIFVSPAKGGAPPRFSSGYGRIHPRVHATMRELLASDRVPAYLDDMAKEILKSARETAVRLRQFEPSAQPFETGVRLYLFRGTRVQRTLQLALAHAGFGASDRDVGLEVSGNPSEVLRALRAFAHEPDAEALAAFADEKQGLRKFGAEKFEWCLPPEHWRAVFAREQLDIPAAVAAASTVARDLAALGWPRPPS; translated from the coding sequence GTGGCGGACGCGTTCGAATTGTTGCACCCAAATGTGCAGCGAACACTTTGGGATATGCGCTGGACCGAGCTCCGGCCCATTCAGGCCGGGTCCATTCGCCACTTGCTCGTCCAGGGCGGCGATTGCGTGATCGCGTCCCCGACGGCCAGCGGGAAGACGGAAGCTGCGTTTCTTCCCGTCCTCTCCGCGATTGCCGACGCCCCGAAGGCGTCGGTGCGTGCGATGTACATTGGCCCGCTCAAGGCGTTGATCAACGACCAATTTCGTCGGGTCGAGGAGCTGTGCGCCCGCCTGGAGATGCCCGTGCACAAATGGCACGGTGACGTCGACGATGGGGCACGAAAGCGGCTCTTGGCCGAGCCCAGTGGGGTTCTGCTCATGACGCCCGAGTCGCTGGAAGCCATGTTCGTGCGGCGTCCTACCGCGATGCCAGCCCTTTTTCGAAGCCTGGCCTACGTCGTGGTCGACGAAATGCACGCGTTTCTCGGAACGGAGCGTGGGGCCCAGCTCGTCTGCCAATTGCACCGTTTGCGAATTCGAGCCAACTGCGATCCGGTGCGCATCGGCTTGTCGGCTACACTTGGCGATTCCCACGCGGCGCTCGGGTGGCTTCGCCCGGGCGGACCGGCCGCGACCTTGATCGAGGATACGACGGCCCGCACGGCCTTGGCGATTCGGGTGAAGGGCATCTGGAAGAAGAAGCCACCGAACGCCGTCTCCGACGATTCCGACGCGACGGATCCGCCGAACCCCGATCCATCCATGGTACGACTCGCTCGGGACATCCTCTTAGCGTGCAAGGGGAATACGAATCTCGTATTTGCCAATGCAAAACGGAGGATCGAGCAGCTTGCCGATGCCATGACGACCCAAGCCGCTTCGATGAAGCTCGTTGACGAGATTGTGGTGCACCATGGCTCTCTTTCGAAAGAAAGGCGTGAGTACGCAGAGGCGCGGTTGCGTGCGGAGATGCCCTGCACGGCCGTGTGTTCCAACACACTCGAACTTGGAATCGACATTGGTCAGATCGACGAGGTGATCCAAGTCTCGGCGCCGTGGTCGGTCGCCTCTCTCGTCCAGCGCGTTGGGCGGAGCGGCCGCCGGGCGAATGCCCGCAGGGTCTTGCGTGGATATTTCGTGGAAGAATTCCCGGACGAGACAGCCGACGTCTGGGATCGACTTCACCTGGAATTTCTGCAGGCGCTCGCCATCATCGAGCTGATGCTCGAGAGATTCCTCGAGGCGCCCGATTTAGCGCGTTCCCACTCGTCCACCCTCGTTCAGCAGGTTCTCTCGGCGCTTGCCGAGACGGGCGGTGCCACGGCTGCTTCGCTTCATGCGCGCATCGTTGGTTCGGGCGCGTTTGGGCGTCTGTCCGCCAAGGAATTCGCTCGATTGCTTCGCGAACTGGGTCTGCACGAGCTCATCGAACAAATGGAGGATGGGAGTCTCATTCTTGGCGGCAAAGGCGAGGCTATCGTCGAGAACTACCGGTTCTTCGCCGCCTTCAATGCGCCGGAGGAATTGCGTGTGGTCCACGGCAACGACGTGCTCGGGACAGTTCCGGAGCCCCCCGCACCCGGCGAACATCTCATTTTGGCCGGACGCAGATGGCGGGTCGACGAGATCGATGCCGAGCATCGGACCATCTTCGTGAGCCCTGCCAAAGGAGGGGCACCGCCGCGTTTTTCCTCCGGGTACGGGCGCATTCACCCCAGGGTGCACGCAACGATGCGTGAGCTCCTGGCAAGCGACCGAGTTCCCGCGTACTTGGACGATATGGCCAAGGAGATCTTGAAAAGCGCTCGCGAGACAGCTGTCCGTCTGCGGCAGTTCGAGCCCAGTGCGCAGCCGTTCGAAACAGGAGTGCGCCTCTACCTTTTTCGCGGCACTCGGGTCCAGAGAACGTTGCAGTTGGCTCTGGCGCATGCCGGCTTCGGAGCGAGCGATCGAGACGTTGGGCTCGAGGTCTCGGGAAATCCCAGCGAAGTTTTGCGCGCGCTGCGTGCATTCGCGCATGAACCGGATGCGGAAGCTCTTGCCGCCTTTGCCGATGAGAAGCAGGGCCTTCGAAAATTTGGAGCCGAGAAATTCGAATGGTGCCTCCCTCCCGAGCATTGGCGCGCCGTCTTCGCCCGCGAGCAACTCGACATTCCCGCGGCCGTGGCCGCGGCCTCGACCGTTGCCCGCGATCTCGCTGCGCTTGGATGGCCACGGCCTCCGAGCTGA